A portion of the Oreochromis niloticus isolate F11D_XX linkage group LG10, O_niloticus_UMD_NMBU, whole genome shotgun sequence genome contains these proteins:
- the cd248b gene encoding endosialin, giving the protein MSWRMQTIIRSSSSCSRMSLLCVLWLLTVCLAPGSQAQRLREAEREKPAEKVPLMESDGVCYQEGCYAVFLQKKTFREAGRSCRERGGTLATIYNQEAAAVVHELLSAIETQGSESKLYLWIGLHRPPRQCSSTRPLRGFVWVTGDQNVQFTDWLKEYSPSTCGVYRCVSMIVHTSESGRESEENFQWLEGSCSVPLNGYVCQYNYKGMCPPLEDEGRGAPVYTTPFYLVSSLLTHVPFGSVATVQCPADGANPDPTEMTALCIQRDDETVGWSTDSPLCPPIEEPQNQDWCSKDHGCEQHCQNTDTDYYCYCSEGFTIDKDGYSCKPDTLSQTNPPELSDSAGPTDLPHINPACIEMGCEYNCMETQRGLRCTCPPGYQMAPDGRRCSDVDECQQGPCPQLCVNIPGTFHCTCLSGYQPDDEGECVDVDECLDDGSCEGVCENTVGSFRCVCDAGYEVGSEGECVDVDECATRSLCHQHCLNLIGDYQCYCDNGYDLQLDGHTCQPSLEDEEYSTLTPDPGNSVHVAIFDHDIPWSSSFTPDPNFEVDTNFDADWVTEAPEGLPPDGSHRSENHLNQWDILSPRGYQTSPSPTQKGNIGNEINKGVDADAGSRDSSPGVVEDTANGSNSEEPNMGGAEEASDKAATKAESDEGKQKHDKSWLLVALLVPLCVFLVVMLALGIVYCTSCAVDKSLRFSDCYRWILPTTPPERREVKTQA; this is encoded by the exons ATGTCTTGGAGGATGCAAACAATCatcagaagcagcagcagttgcagcaggatgagtctTCTGTGCGTGCTCTGGCTGCTGACAGTCTGTCTGGCTCCTGGAAGCCAAGCTCAGAGGCTGAGGGAAGCAGAGAGGGAGAAGCCAGCAGAGAAAGTTCCGCTTATGGAGAGCGATGGAGTCTGTTACCAAGAAGGATGTTACGCTGTCTTCCTCCAGAAGAAGACCTTCAGGGAGGCTGGGCGCAGCTGCCGGGAGCGCGGAGGGACCTTGGCGACGATTTATAACCAAGAAGCTGCGGCTGTCGTCCACGAGCTGCTGTCAGCCATCGAGACACAGGGATCCGAGTCAAAGCTTTACCTCTGGATTGGGTTGCACAGACCTCCACGTCAGTGTTCATCCACCCGACCGCTCAGAGGATTCGTCTGGGTCACAG GAGACCAGAATGTCCAGTTCACCGACTGGCTCAAAGAATATTCCCCATCAACTTGTGGAGTCTATCGCTGCGTTTCTATGATTGTTCACACATCTGAGAGCGGGCGTGAGAGCGAAGAAAACTTCCAGTGGCTTGAAGGCTCCTGCTCGGTTCCACTGAATGGCTATGTTTGCCAGTACAACTACAAAGGCATGTGCCCACCTCTTGAAGATGAGGGTAGAGGTGCACCTGTTTACACCACCCCATTTTACCTTGTCAGCAGTCTGCTGACTCATGTGCCATTTGGGTCTGTGGCCACCGTGCAATGCCCTGCAGACGGCGCAAATCCAGATCCTACTGAGATGACCGCTCTGTGCATCCAGAGAGACGACGAAACAGTGGGCTGGTCCACCGATTCTCCACTTTGTCCACCCATTGAGGAACCACAGAACCAAGACTGGTGTAGCAAGGACCACGGATGTGAGCAGCACTGCcagaacacagacacagattaCTACTGTTACTGCTCTGAGGGCTTCACAATAGATAAGGATGGATACAGCTGCAAGCCTGACACGCTGAGCCAAACCAACCCACCTGAGCTATCTGACTCTGCAGGTCCCACCGACTTGCCTCACATCAACCCAGCCTGTATAGAGATGGGGTGTGAGTATAACTGCATGGAGACCCAACGGGGTCTTCGGTGCACATGCCCCCCAGGCTATCAAATGGCTCCAGATGGCCGCAGGTGTTCCGATGTCGATGAATGTCAGCAAGGACCGTGTCCCCAGCTCTGTGTCAACATCCCAGGTACCTTCCACTGCACCTGCCTTTCAGGGTATCAGCCAGACGACGAGGGCGAGTGTGTGGATGTGGATGAATGCCTCGATGATGGCAGCTGTGAGGGTGTGTGTGAAAACACAGTGGGGTCCTTCAGGTGCGTGTGTGACGCTGGCTATGAGGTGGGCAGCGAAGGAGAGTGTGTAGATGTAGATGAGTGTGCGACGAGGTCGCTCTGCCATCAGCACTGTCTCAACCTAATCGGAGATTACCAGTGTTACTGCGACAATGGCTATGACCTTCAGTTAGACGGACACACCTGCCAGCCTTCACTTGAAGACGAAGAGTATTCTACTCTGACCCCCGACCCGGGTAACTCTGTTCATGTGGCCATCTTTGACCATGATATTCCCTGGTCCTCCTCATTCACTCCTGACCCAAACTTTGAAGTTGACACCAACTTTGATGCTGACTGGGTGACAGAGGCCCCTGAAGGACTTCCCCCTGATGGGTCTCACAGGTCAGAAAATCACCTAAACCAGTGGGACATCCTGTCACCCAGGGGATATCAGACATCCCCGTCCCCGACGCAAAAAGGCAACATAGGCAATGAAATTAATAAGGGCGTGGATGCTGATGCAGGAAGTAGAGACTCTAGTCCAGGTGTGGTAGAGGACACTGCAAATGGCTCAAATTCAGAGGAACCTAACATGGGTGGTGCAGAAGAAGCTAGTGACAAAGCTGCAACAAAGGCAGAATCTGATGAAGGTAAACAGAAGCACGACAAGAGCTGGCTGCTCGTGGCCCTCCTGGTGCCCCTGTGTGTGTTCCTGGTAGTAATGCTGGCTCTGGGGATTGTTTACTGCACCAGCTGTGCTGTGGACAAGAGCCTTCGCTTTTCAGACTGCTATCGCTGGATACTTCCCACAACGCCTCCTGAGAGGAGGGAAGTGAAAACCCAAGCATGA
- the dpp3 gene encoding dipeptidyl peptidase 3 isoform X1, with amino-acid sequence MFKIFRACKMRPTRMGFEPTRAEHNGLAVHRLNHSATSSCALPLRRLCTLSPVLTFRLKMVDSQYYLPNDIGISALDCSEAFRLLSPQEKMYAHYLSRASWYGGLAVLLQTSPESANIFVLLQRIFRKQTPAQLEQVATAAGLSSEEYQAFLVYAAGLYANMGNYKSFGDTKFIPNLPKDKLKALVWASQAFQEQPAEMEALWDSCSCLLYSLENRQKQLGLGDKGITTYFSGNCCLEDAELAQKFLDSKKLSAYNTRLFKKEDGGKTCYEVRLASAVQKDCAVDGECESCCGSFSFEDKEFTVKRGDYSPIMEKVCYYLEKAQAYAANENQRKMLEEYTRSFTLGSIEAHKEGSRYWIKDKGPIVESYIGFIESYRDPFGSRGEFEGFVAVVNKAMSERFAKLVSSAEVLLPELPWPQEFEKDTFLKPDFTSLDVLTFAGSGIPAGINIPNYDDIRQTEGFKNVSLGNVLAVAYATQKEKLTFLEEGDKDLFIKWKGPSFEVQVGLHELLGHGSGKLFVQDDKGKFNFDQSKVINPETGEPVSSWYRGSETWDSKFSTIASSYEECRAECVGLYLCLNKQVLSIFGHEGQDADDVVYINWLSMVRAGLLGLEFYTPDSKSWRQAHMQARFVILRVLLEAGEGLVGLEEVTGEDGKPDARITLDRSKIPTVGKNAIHRFLCKLQVFKSTADVEGGRAVYDNYSTVSDTGAHNFLRLRETVLLRKEARKMFVQANTRISGDSVELVEYEGSAAGLIRSFTERFQDDAEQLESSLLELSKQDAPCWC; translated from the exons ATGTTCAAAATTTTTCGTGCCTGTAAAATGAGACCGACGAggatgggattcgaacccacgcgtGCAGAGCACAATGGATTAGCAGTCCATCGCCTTAACCACTCGGCCACCTCGTCATGTGCTCTACCCTTACGAAGACTTTG TACCTTATCGCCAGTGTTAACGTTCAGACTCAAGATGGTGGACTCCCAGTACTACCTCCCAAATGACATTGGAATCTCCGCACTTGACTGCAGCGAGGCCTTTCGTTTGCTTTCACCTCAGGAGAAGATGTATGCCCATTACCTGTCACGCGCATCTTG GTATGGTGGTCTGGCAGTACTGCTGCAGACATCCCCCGAGTCTGCAAACATCTTTGTCTTGCTTCAGAGAATCTTCAGGAAGCAGACGCCTGCACAGCTGGAACAGGTCGCCACAGCAGCTGGGCTCAGCTCTGAGGAGTATCAG GCCTTTCTGGTGTATGCAGCAGGTCTGTATGCAAACATGGGCAACTACAAGTCTTTTGGAGACACAAAGTTCATCCCAAATCTGCCTAAG GACAAGCTGAAAGCGCTGGTTTGGGCCAGCCAGGCCTTTCAGGAGCAGCCGGCTGAAATGGAGGCTCTATGGGACAGCTGCTCCTGTCTCCTCTACTCGCTggaaaacagacagaaacagcTGGGGCTGGGCGACAAG GGAATAACCACCTATTTCTCAGGAAACTGCTGCCTGGAGGATGCTGAGCTGGCTCAGAAGTTCCTCGActcaaaa AAACTGTCTGCCTACAACACGCGTCTGTTTAAGAAGGAAGATGGAGGGAAAACCTGCTATGAGGTCCGCTTGGCTTCAGCTGTGCAAAAAG ACTGCGCAGTGGATGGGGAGTGCGAGTCCTGCTGTGGCAGCTTCAGCTTTGAAGACAAAGAGTTCACTGTGAAGAGGGGAGACTATAGCCCTATCATGGAAAAAGTCTGCTATTATCTTGAAAAAGCACAG GCCTATGCTGCCAATGAGAACCAGAGGAAGATGCTTGAAGAGTACACGCGCAGCTTCACCTTAGGCTCCATTGAAGCACATAAAGAGGGTTCGCGCTACTGGATTAAAGACAAGGGGCCAATTGTGGAGAG TTATATAGGTTTCATCGAGAGCTACAGAGACCCATTTGGCTCCAGAGGAGAGTTTGAAG GTTTTGTGGCCGTTGTGAACAAGGCGATGAGTGAGCGTTTCGCCAAACTGGTGAGTTCAGCAGAAGTCTTGCTTCCTGAGTTGCCTTGGCCGCAGGAGTTTGAGAAGGATACGTTCCTTAAACCGGACTTCACCTCACTGGACGTTCTCACCTTCGCTGGGAGTGGAATACCAGCTGGCATCAACATCCCCAACT aTGATGACATCAGACAGACAGAGGGCTTTAAAAACGTGTCGCTTGGTAATGTGCTGGCTGTAGCTTATGCAacgcaaaaagaaaaactgacctTCCTGGAGGAGGGGGACAAg GATTTGTTTATCAAATGGAAGGGCCCGTCGTTCGAAGTGCAGGTTGGACTTCACGAGCTTCTTGGTCATGGGAGCGGAAAGCTGTTTGTCCAG GATGACAAGGGCAAGTTTAACTTTGACCAAAGTAAGGTGATCAACCCAGAGACCGGTGAACCG GTGTCCAGCTGGTATCGGGGCAGCGAGACCTGGGACAGTAAGTTCTCCACAATTGCTTCTTCTTATGAAGAATGCCGCGCTGAGTGTGTCGGACTCTATTTGTGCCTCAACAAACAAGTGCTCAG TATTTTTGGCCATGAGGGACAggatgcagatgatgtggtgtACATAAACTGGCTCAGCATGGTCAGAGCGGGACTGCTGGGCCTGGAGTTCTACACACCTGACAGCAAGAGCTGGAGACAG GCTCACATGCAGGCTCGATTCGTCATCCTACGCGTGCTGCTGGAGGCTGGAGAGGGCCTGGTGGGCCTGGAGGAAGTAACAGGAGAAGATGGCAAGCCTGATGCACGAATTACACTGGACCGAAGCAAAATCCCCACCGTGGGCAAGAACGCCATCCATAGGTTCCTTTGTAAACTGCAG GTCTTTAAGTCGACGGCGGACGTGGAAGGAGGCAGGGCTGTCTATGACAACTACTCCACTGTAAGCGACACTGGCGCTCACAACTTTTTGCGCCTGCGCGAGACGGTCCTGCTGAGGAAGGAGGCTCGCAAGATGTTTGTTCAAGCCAACACAAGAATCAGCG GGGATAGTGTTGAGCTGGTGGAATACGAAGGCAGCGCAGCAGGTTTGATTCGCTCCTTTACCGAGCGCTTCCAAGACGATGCAGAGCAGCTGGAGTCCAGCCTGCTGGAGCTGAGCAAACAAGACGCTCCCTGCTGGTGTTGA
- the dpp3 gene encoding dipeptidyl peptidase 3 isoform X2 — protein MVDSQYYLPNDIGISALDCSEAFRLLSPQEKMYAHYLSRASWYGGLAVLLQTSPESANIFVLLQRIFRKQTPAQLEQVATAAGLSSEEYQAFLVYAAGLYANMGNYKSFGDTKFIPNLPKDKLKALVWASQAFQEQPAEMEALWDSCSCLLYSLENRQKQLGLGDKGITTYFSGNCCLEDAELAQKFLDSKKLSAYNTRLFKKEDGGKTCYEVRLASAVQKDCAVDGECESCCGSFSFEDKEFTVKRGDYSPIMEKVCYYLEKAQAYAANENQRKMLEEYTRSFTLGSIEAHKEGSRYWIKDKGPIVESYIGFIESYRDPFGSRGEFEGFVAVVNKAMSERFAKLVSSAEVLLPELPWPQEFEKDTFLKPDFTSLDVLTFAGSGIPAGINIPNYDDIRQTEGFKNVSLGNVLAVAYATQKEKLTFLEEGDKDLFIKWKGPSFEVQVGLHELLGHGSGKLFVQDDKGKFNFDQSKVINPETGEPVSSWYRGSETWDSKFSTIASSYEECRAECVGLYLCLNKQVLSIFGHEGQDADDVVYINWLSMVRAGLLGLEFYTPDSKSWRQAHMQARFVILRVLLEAGEGLVGLEEVTGEDGKPDARITLDRSKIPTVGKNAIHRFLCKLQVFKSTADVEGGRAVYDNYSTVSDTGAHNFLRLRETVLLRKEARKMFVQANTRISGDSVELVEYEGSAAGLIRSFTERFQDDAEQLESSLLELSKQDAPCWC, from the exons ATGGTGGACTCCCAGTACTACCTCCCAAATGACATTGGAATCTCCGCACTTGACTGCAGCGAGGCCTTTCGTTTGCTTTCACCTCAGGAGAAGATGTATGCCCATTACCTGTCACGCGCATCTTG GTATGGTGGTCTGGCAGTACTGCTGCAGACATCCCCCGAGTCTGCAAACATCTTTGTCTTGCTTCAGAGAATCTTCAGGAAGCAGACGCCTGCACAGCTGGAACAGGTCGCCACAGCAGCTGGGCTCAGCTCTGAGGAGTATCAG GCCTTTCTGGTGTATGCAGCAGGTCTGTATGCAAACATGGGCAACTACAAGTCTTTTGGAGACACAAAGTTCATCCCAAATCTGCCTAAG GACAAGCTGAAAGCGCTGGTTTGGGCCAGCCAGGCCTTTCAGGAGCAGCCGGCTGAAATGGAGGCTCTATGGGACAGCTGCTCCTGTCTCCTCTACTCGCTggaaaacagacagaaacagcTGGGGCTGGGCGACAAG GGAATAACCACCTATTTCTCAGGAAACTGCTGCCTGGAGGATGCTGAGCTGGCTCAGAAGTTCCTCGActcaaaa AAACTGTCTGCCTACAACACGCGTCTGTTTAAGAAGGAAGATGGAGGGAAAACCTGCTATGAGGTCCGCTTGGCTTCAGCTGTGCAAAAAG ACTGCGCAGTGGATGGGGAGTGCGAGTCCTGCTGTGGCAGCTTCAGCTTTGAAGACAAAGAGTTCACTGTGAAGAGGGGAGACTATAGCCCTATCATGGAAAAAGTCTGCTATTATCTTGAAAAAGCACAG GCCTATGCTGCCAATGAGAACCAGAGGAAGATGCTTGAAGAGTACACGCGCAGCTTCACCTTAGGCTCCATTGAAGCACATAAAGAGGGTTCGCGCTACTGGATTAAAGACAAGGGGCCAATTGTGGAGAG TTATATAGGTTTCATCGAGAGCTACAGAGACCCATTTGGCTCCAGAGGAGAGTTTGAAG GTTTTGTGGCCGTTGTGAACAAGGCGATGAGTGAGCGTTTCGCCAAACTGGTGAGTTCAGCAGAAGTCTTGCTTCCTGAGTTGCCTTGGCCGCAGGAGTTTGAGAAGGATACGTTCCTTAAACCGGACTTCACCTCACTGGACGTTCTCACCTTCGCTGGGAGTGGAATACCAGCTGGCATCAACATCCCCAACT aTGATGACATCAGACAGACAGAGGGCTTTAAAAACGTGTCGCTTGGTAATGTGCTGGCTGTAGCTTATGCAacgcaaaaagaaaaactgacctTCCTGGAGGAGGGGGACAAg GATTTGTTTATCAAATGGAAGGGCCCGTCGTTCGAAGTGCAGGTTGGACTTCACGAGCTTCTTGGTCATGGGAGCGGAAAGCTGTTTGTCCAG GATGACAAGGGCAAGTTTAACTTTGACCAAAGTAAGGTGATCAACCCAGAGACCGGTGAACCG GTGTCCAGCTGGTATCGGGGCAGCGAGACCTGGGACAGTAAGTTCTCCACAATTGCTTCTTCTTATGAAGAATGCCGCGCTGAGTGTGTCGGACTCTATTTGTGCCTCAACAAACAAGTGCTCAG TATTTTTGGCCATGAGGGACAggatgcagatgatgtggtgtACATAAACTGGCTCAGCATGGTCAGAGCGGGACTGCTGGGCCTGGAGTTCTACACACCTGACAGCAAGAGCTGGAGACAG GCTCACATGCAGGCTCGATTCGTCATCCTACGCGTGCTGCTGGAGGCTGGAGAGGGCCTGGTGGGCCTGGAGGAAGTAACAGGAGAAGATGGCAAGCCTGATGCACGAATTACACTGGACCGAAGCAAAATCCCCACCGTGGGCAAGAACGCCATCCATAGGTTCCTTTGTAAACTGCAG GTCTTTAAGTCGACGGCGGACGTGGAAGGAGGCAGGGCTGTCTATGACAACTACTCCACTGTAAGCGACACTGGCGCTCACAACTTTTTGCGCCTGCGCGAGACGGTCCTGCTGAGGAAGGAGGCTCGCAAGATGTTTGTTCAAGCCAACACAAGAATCAGCG GGGATAGTGTTGAGCTGGTGGAATACGAAGGCAGCGCAGCAGGTTTGATTCGCTCCTTTACCGAGCGCTTCCAAGACGATGCAGAGCAGCTGGAGTCCAGCCTGCTGGAGCTGAGCAAACAAGACGCTCCCTGCTGGTGTTGA
- the LOC102076248 gene encoding ras and Rab interactor 1, translating to MAQQEEPLYDFPEPTQVSERKLLHQRGQGSLKNISVLDRLLLTVPVWLQLSINPATALHILQREPPGTFLVRKSRTSQRNVLCVRLTDDSVPSFVQQFGIREEQGTLSLETSAISFPDLPRLISFYCVSRDVLPFPLELPDAIARASSHKELESISHMGIEFWNSHLNVRGPRETPKPRKAKEKKPDVATSALPKSALQSSSAAPSDSAPQPDSDNQNKSAPDSDAAAQKSSPNSTLFHEFCPITTRSPLELDCGSGLGALCFINPLFLQSQSTLSRRRMFKHSLKVRVSTETSTMLSPPLAPPPPPPLMPKTKGRRKAQKSGQETLELRKGQTAQDGHTQPVTQNNPSGAQLQPSSVIPHIQPGMQEQQMEARQSKERVKEEEATAQPPAIKEHLPDDSDYMKPCPIISVPNCASLSPKPPPLFPKMSQSLSPRDSPSASPSLSPYQSPSVSPKTHISLSPNDSPSLSPSHSPYQSPSLSPKVPYSLSPPSSPYPSLR from the exons ATGGCACAGCAAGAAGAACCCCTGTACGATTTCCCAGAGCCCACCCAAGTATCGGAGCGCAAGCTGTTGCATCAGAGGGGTCAGGGTTCCCTGAAAAACATCAGCGTACTGGACCGTCTCCTGCTTACAGTGCCCGTCTGGCTCCAGCTATCAATCAACCCAGCCACAGCACTGCACATACTGCAGAGGGAGCCTCCCGGG ACGTTCCTGGTGCGAAAGTCTCGCACGTCCCAAAGAAACGTGCTCTGTGTGCGTTTGACGGATGACAGCGTGCCATCGTTTGTTCAGCAGTTTGGTATCAGAGAGGAGCAAGGCA CTCTGTCTCTGGAGACTTCAGCCATCAGCTTTCCAGATCTTCCAAGACTAATTTCCTTTTACTGTGTTAGCAG AGATGTGCTACCATTCCCTCTGGAGCTTCCTGACGCAATAGCGAGGGCATCATCGCACAAAGAGCTCGAGTCTATCTCACACATGGGAATAG aGTTTTGGAATTCCCACCTAAATGTCCGTGGGCCACGGGAGACACCTAAGCCCCGAAAAGCTAAGGAGAAGAAGCCAGATGTTGCAACCTCAGCCCTGCCCAAGTCTGCACTGCAGTCAAGCTCTGCAGCTCCGTCTGACTCAGCTCCACAGCCAGACTCAGACAACCAGAATAAATCTGCACCTGACTCAGATGCTGCCGCCCAGAAATCGTCTCCAAATTCCACCTTGTTCCACGAGTTTTGCCCGATCACGACGCGTAGTCCCTTAGAGCTGGACTGTGGCTCTGGGCTGGGTGCTCTCTGTTTCATCAACCCTCTTTTCCTGCAGTCTCAGAGCACTTTATCCAGACGGCGCATGTTCAAGCACAGCCTCAAAGTCCGGGTTTCAACAGAGACATCGACCATGCTGTCGCCCCCGCTTGCTCCACCACCTCCGCCACCTCTAATGCCAAAAACCAAGGGGAGGCGTAAAGCCCAGAAGAGCGGACAGGAAACACTCGAGCTGAGAAAAGGCCAGACTGCTCAAGACGGCCATACCCAGCCGGTAACGCAGAACAATCCCAGCGGTGCTCAACTGCAGCCTTCATCAGTAATTCCTCACATCCAGCCAGGGATGCAGGAGCAGCAGATGGAAGCACGCCAAAGTAAAGAGCGAGTGAAAGAAGAGGAGGCTACTGCTCAGCCACCAGCTATAAAGGAGCATCTCCCAGATGACTCTGACTACATGAAACCCTGTCCAATAATCAGTGTCCCTAATTGTGCCTCACTGTCGCCTAAGCCACCTCCTCTTTTCCCCAAAATGTCTCAATCCCTCTCTCCTCGTGACTCTCCCAGTgcttctccctctctttccccTTATCAGTCCCCATCTGTATCTCCCAAGACGCACATTTCTCTGTCCCCTAATGACTCACCCAGCCTGTCTCCCTCCCATTCGCCTTATCAGTCCCCATCTCTTTCTCCTAAGGTCCcctactctctctctcccccttcaTCTCCCTACCCTTCTCTCCGTTGA